One region of Streptomyces rishiriensis genomic DNA includes:
- a CDS encoding phage distal tail protein, with amino-acid sequence MAEITTTAYTDDVAPGSLITRDGQMQWAGLLMGPGTSYEIDRGGLNGWEDLPEYDSSDADHPTAHGAWPGARYAKPRRVGGTVWTVPAQDDTVSALTATRVLRQALLLGDAERWLAVRLHGETLAVRARVSQRVLAADRTYTTQGVSRASVQWYATDPRRYSVTEQTAVTGAPQPESGLTWPLTWPLYWGQAASTGDVNADNGGSAPTHPVITFTGPCANPTVTDRTSAQRLRYEIALASGDELVVDTAAGTVTLNGTASRRHTAAADSSPEELFAFAPGRAQLAFRPDTYGTGAQMTVRWREAEW; translated from the coding sequence ATGGCCGAGATCACGACAACCGCATACACAGACGATGTGGCCCCCGGCTCACTCATCACCCGCGACGGGCAGATGCAGTGGGCCGGACTGCTGATGGGCCCCGGCACCTCCTACGAGATCGACCGCGGCGGCCTCAACGGCTGGGAGGACCTGCCGGAGTACGACTCCTCCGACGCCGACCACCCCACCGCGCACGGCGCCTGGCCGGGCGCCCGCTACGCCAAGCCGCGCAGGGTCGGCGGCACGGTGTGGACCGTCCCGGCGCAGGACGACACCGTCTCAGCGCTCACCGCGACCCGCGTCCTGCGCCAGGCCCTGCTGCTCGGCGACGCCGAGCGCTGGCTGGCGGTGCGGCTGCACGGCGAGACGCTGGCCGTACGGGCCCGGGTCAGCCAGCGGGTGCTGGCCGCCGACCGGACGTACACCACGCAGGGCGTCTCCCGGGCGTCCGTGCAGTGGTACGCCACCGACCCGCGCCGGTACTCGGTCACCGAGCAGACCGCCGTCACCGGCGCCCCGCAGCCGGAGAGCGGTCTGACCTGGCCGCTGACCTGGCCGCTGTACTGGGGTCAGGCGGCCTCCACGGGGGACGTCAACGCCGACAACGGCGGCTCCGCGCCCACCCACCCGGTGATCACCTTCACCGGCCCGTGCGCCAACCCGACGGTGACCGACCGGACTTCGGCGCAGCGGCTGCGCTACGAGATCGCGCTGGCCTCGGGCGACGAGCTCGTCGTCGACACCGCCGCCGGCACGGTCACCCTCAACGGCACGGCCTCCCGCCGGCACACCGCGGCCGCGGACAGCAGCCCCGAGGAACTCTTCGCGTTCGCCCCCGGCCGCGCGCAGCTGGCCTTCCGGCCCGACACCTACGGCACCGGCGCCCAGATGACGGTGCGCTGGCGAGAAGCGGAGTGGTGA
- a CDS encoding tape-measure protein, translated as MSTAALPAGGGAADLFAGVTPAFQAFRSRLGQNTAAARSLVGRIKSAATGVDAVRSAASQGATAVRQVKTGAEAASRSLAKAGQTATAAASGIKSAGTRAKGAGKSLGTLNSAFGGVLAIVGALIEASGVLGDLMGAFGTAMTIGSGVMLIINALTRANPIGFVTGLLLPVAGWLIDLALTSETGQRLMEQLATLVLKYVEGYLILMTPLLKGIASAVNTYVTGYLAVITTALTVIGTLLGTGFAVMKALTTGDTRALSGKVSSVWRGFKDAVRPALEWITRDVPRMFTRIKEATSRTLDAMGKFVTTGTQTVAGVVKGPIQGLIAFANWVIDGLNSLSFSILGKKFGIHLDKIPMLAEGGIAVPGASRGAGRVLPLTALERQRVLARRHRARTSAPPYRVKEFHESAGTGARGTAEDLLFLAAAHACA; from the coding sequence ATGAGTACCGCCGCACTGCCTGCGGGAGGCGGGGCGGCCGACCTGTTCGCCGGGGTGACACCGGCTTTCCAGGCCTTCCGGTCCCGGCTGGGGCAGAACACCGCCGCGGCGCGCTCCCTGGTCGGCCGGATCAAGAGTGCCGCCACCGGCGTCGACGCCGTCCGTTCCGCCGCTTCCCAGGGCGCCACCGCCGTACGTCAGGTCAAGACCGGCGCCGAGGCCGCGAGCCGCTCTCTCGCGAAGGCCGGGCAGACCGCCACCGCCGCCGCCTCCGGCATCAAGTCGGCCGGCACCCGCGCCAAGGGCGCCGGCAAGTCGCTCGGCACCCTGAACTCCGCGTTCGGCGGTGTCCTCGCCATCGTCGGTGCGCTGATCGAGGCCTCCGGCGTGCTCGGCGACCTCATGGGCGCCTTCGGCACCGCCATGACCATCGGCTCCGGCGTGATGCTGATCATCAACGCCCTCACCCGCGCCAACCCCATCGGGTTCGTCACCGGTCTCCTCCTGCCCGTCGCCGGCTGGCTGATCGATCTCGCGCTGACCTCCGAGACCGGGCAACGGCTGATGGAGCAGCTCGCCACCCTCGTACTGAAGTACGTCGAGGGCTATCTGATCCTCATGACGCCGCTGCTCAAGGGCATCGCGAGCGCGGTGAACACGTACGTCACCGGATACCTGGCCGTCATCACCACCGCGCTCACCGTCATCGGCACGCTCCTCGGTACCGGTTTCGCCGTCATGAAGGCGCTGACCACCGGGGACACCCGGGCGCTCAGCGGCAAGGTGTCGTCGGTCTGGCGGGGGTTCAAGGACGCGGTGCGGCCGGCGCTGGAGTGGATCACCAGGGACGTCCCCCGGATGTTCACCCGGATCAAGGAGGCCACCTCCCGCACCCTCGACGCGATGGGGAAGTTCGTGACGACCGGCACCCAGACCGTCGCCGGTGTGGTCAAGGGGCCGATCCAGGGACTCATCGCCTTCGCCAACTGGGTCATCGACGGGCTCAACTCCCTGAGCTTCTCCATCCTCGGCAAGAAGTTCGGCATCCACCTGGACAAGATCCCGATGCTCGCGGAGGGCGGCATCGCCGTCCCCGGCGCCTCCCGGGGCGCGGGCCGGGTGCTGCCGCTGACCGCCCTGGAGCGGCAGCGCGTGCTCGCCCGGCGGCACCGGGCCCGGACCTCAGCACCGCCGTACCGGGTCAAGGAGTTCCACGAGAGCGCGGGCACGGGCGCCCGGGGCACCGCGGAGGACCTGCTCTTCCTGGCCGCGGCCCACGCATGCGCCTGA
- a CDS encoding phage tail protein has protein sequence MSLSSAASRAANSLQQFKAQATGVATATQNLSRAAQSGKGEIGKLRSASQETAKQLKDLKTASDQAEKSLGKAGKTGSGAGTNLGKYESGAGKAAKGQDKMNKSMKGNFFGMLMDLLAPLIQKVVEMATRSKTMQKVLKTAFDVIKSVISTVMKAIGPIMKNAAKLIKSVWTGIKTAISAVVKAVATVIKTYVAIWKKVITTALNAIKTVVSGVWKGIKAVISPVVNWVKSAIPNAFKAVKDKLSSIWGGLKGIAGRAFDGIKGAVKGPINAVIGIINRAIGALNGIKVSIPGWVPGVGGKTFGVSLPRIPMLATGGVVMPRSGGVPAILAEAGEAEAVLPLSKLDRLLRRAAAQGSAYAGTSGPGGALHIEHYYAAESSSPQRTADALMFLAKARG, from the coding sequence ATGTCGTTGTCCTCAGCGGCGAGCCGGGCCGCCAACTCACTGCAACAGTTCAAGGCACAGGCCACCGGGGTCGCGACGGCGACCCAGAACCTCAGTCGCGCGGCACAGAGCGGAAAGGGCGAGATCGGCAAGCTCCGCTCCGCATCCCAGGAGACGGCCAAGCAGCTGAAGGACCTCAAGACCGCCTCCGACCAGGCCGAGAAGTCGCTCGGCAAAGCCGGGAAGACCGGGTCCGGTGCCGGCACGAACCTCGGTAAGTACGAGTCCGGGGCGGGCAAGGCGGCCAAGGGCCAGGACAAGATGAACAAGTCGATGAAGGGCAACTTCTTCGGCATGCTCATGGACCTGCTGGCACCGCTCATCCAGAAGGTCGTCGAGATGGCGACCAGGTCGAAGACCATGCAGAAGGTCCTCAAGACCGCCTTCGACGTCATCAAGTCCGTGATCAGCACCGTCATGAAGGCCATCGGGCCGATCATGAAGAACGCGGCCAAGCTCATCAAGTCGGTCTGGACCGGCATCAAGACGGCGATCTCGGCCGTCGTGAAGGCCGTCGCCACGGTGATCAAGACCTACGTCGCCATCTGGAAGAAGGTCATCACCACCGCGCTGAACGCGATCAAGACGGTCGTCTCCGGCGTCTGGAAGGGCATCAAGGCCGTCATCTCGCCGGTCGTCAACTGGGTCAAGTCCGCGATCCCGAACGCCTTCAAGGCCGTCAAGGACAAACTGTCCAGCATCTGGGGCGGCCTCAAGGGCATCGCCGGCCGCGCCTTCGACGGCATCAAGGGCGCGGTGAAGGGCCCGATCAACGCGGTCATCGGCATCATCAACCGCGCGATCGGCGCCCTCAACGGCATCAAGGTGTCGATCCCGGGCTGGGTCCCGGGCGTCGGCGGCAAGACCTTCGGCGTCAGCCTGCCGAGGATTCCGATGCTGGCCACCGGCGGTGTCGTCATGCCCCGCTCCGGCGGTGTCCCCGCGATCCTCGCCGAGGCCGGTGAGGCGGAGGCCGTCCTGCCGCTGAGCAAGCTGGACCGGCTGCTGCGGCGGGCCGCGGCGCAGGGCTCGGCGTACGCCGGGACGAGCGGTCCGGGCGGCGCGCTGCACATCGAGCACTACTACGCGGCCGAGAGCAGCAGCCCGCAGCGGACCGCCGACGCCCTGATGTTCCTGGCGAAGGCACGCGGATGA
- a CDS encoding phage tail tube protein encodes MAGTNSSEIRIAGVGRLYVAAADTKVPTTFSTDPSTDWATGWKNLGFTSGEGVTFSKKDKLEPVDVWQAVSPVHFVYSDRDLTLKFSLMQFNEDTLPFFMGGGAVEAVTGSTGVYKYEIADRPYADVRALGLEFTDVRASDGATVTYRFGVPRGQVTAADDIKLARKSAAQLGITYTAMAAADGSALASFVMKDAAYAAS; translated from the coding sequence ATGGCAGGAACCAACTCCTCCGAGATCCGCATCGCAGGCGTCGGCCGGCTCTACGTCGCCGCCGCCGACACCAAGGTTCCGACGACCTTCTCCACCGACCCGTCCACCGACTGGGCCACCGGTTGGAAGAACCTCGGCTTCACCTCCGGTGAGGGCGTCACCTTCAGCAAGAAGGACAAGCTGGAGCCGGTCGACGTGTGGCAGGCCGTGAGCCCGGTGCACTTCGTGTACTCGGACCGCGACCTGACCCTGAAGTTCTCGCTGATGCAGTTCAACGAGGACACGCTGCCGTTCTTCATGGGCGGCGGCGCGGTCGAGGCGGTCACCGGCTCGACCGGCGTCTACAAGTACGAGATCGCCGACCGCCCGTACGCCGACGTGCGCGCCCTCGGCCTGGAGTTCACGGACGTCCGCGCCTCCGACGGCGCCACGGTGACCTACCGCTTCGGTGTTCCGCGCGGCCAGGTCACGGCGGCGGACGACATCAAGCTGGCCCGCAAGTCCGCGGCCCAGCTCGGCATCACCTACACGGCGATGGCCGCCGCCGACGGTTCGGCGCTGGCCAGCTTCGTGATGAAGGACGCCGCGTACGCCGCGTCCTGA
- a CDS encoding helix-turn-helix domain-containing protein, producing MTNQGLDAFAAWVEDLMRERGYDIDSPRGGGKSRIADEAGVHRAAVTRLLQRQSMPDLETTRRLARVLGVPVRDMLIRSGRLTAEELADPHDYLSSPSPSADFGRRPTLEEVADLLGVPADRREMFVRVVEQFLPSEAEAGAEATQVREDRRVLVETAAAAPAVD from the coding sequence ATGACCAACCAGGGCTTGGACGCATTCGCCGCGTGGGTCGAAGACCTCATGCGCGAGCGCGGCTACGACATCGACAGTCCACGCGGCGGCGGCAAGTCGAGAATCGCGGACGAGGCCGGCGTGCATCGCGCCGCGGTGACCCGTCTGCTCCAGCGGCAGAGCATGCCGGACCTCGAGACCACCCGCAGGCTCGCCCGCGTGCTCGGGGTGCCGGTCCGCGACATGCTCATCCGCTCCGGCCGGCTGACCGCGGAGGAACTGGCCGACCCGCACGACTACCTGTCCTCGCCCTCGCCCAGCGCCGACTTCGGGCGCCGCCCCACGTTGGAGGAGGTCGCCGACCTGCTGGGCGTGCCCGCCGACCGGCGGGAGATGTTCGTCAGGGTGGTGGAGCAGTTCCTGCCGAGCGAGGCCGAGGCCGGGGCCGAGGCGACGCAGGTGCGTGAGGACAGGCGGGTCCTGGTGGAGACGGCCGCGGCAGCGCCCGCCGTCGACTGA
- a CDS encoding WhiB family transcriptional regulator, with amino-acid sequence MSMPETSSCPSAPGWQSAAACAGLPPRVVFSKKAKVAAPALLACAGCRVRRACEEAVAPADNWFDGVCGGRLWRSGRPVPVPAHLLPSARPAGLTHLPAQGGHRG; translated from the coding sequence ATGTCCATGCCCGAAACGAGTTCCTGCCCGTCAGCGCCCGGCTGGCAGTCCGCGGCCGCCTGTGCCGGGCTCCCACCGCGGGTCGTCTTCTCGAAGAAGGCCAAGGTCGCCGCCCCCGCGCTCCTGGCCTGCGCCGGCTGCCGCGTACGGCGGGCCTGCGAGGAGGCGGTGGCACCGGCCGACAACTGGTTCGACGGCGTCTGCGGCGGCCGGCTCTGGCGCTCCGGCCGTCCGGTCCCCGTGCCCGCGCATCTCCTCCCGTCGGCCCGACCCGCCGGCCTCACCCACCTGCCGGCCCAGGGAGGCCACCGTGGCTGA
- a CDS encoding glycosyltransferase family 2 protein: protein MTEAPNTTAAATVLSVVVPMYNEEEVLPALVSRLRPVLADLGVGYEIVAVDDGSTDRTAELLAAFRLGWPELRVIGLRRNSGHQAALTAGLDRARGAYVVSIDADLQDPPEKIPEMLALARAESLDIVYGIRADRASDTGFKRWTAGLYYRLVRRLAGPSVPAQAGDFRLLSRAAVDALKALPDQQRVYRLLVPWLGFPSGEVRYERAPRPAGESKYPLGRMIRLAVDSVTGFSAAPLRIATWLGGFAFLVCLGLMIYTLSAHAFQHTVPGWTSLFTGVLFIGAVQLICVGLLGEYVGRIYTAVQNRPTYFIGHDTAAGTAAGAAAEEAAGGAAADPAAGAGQRPSRAGDPAVPSPAQPPGGSGTAAPLSQGLGRRS from the coding sequence GTGACCGAAGCGCCGAACACCACGGCCGCGGCGACCGTCTTGTCGGTCGTCGTACCCATGTACAACGAGGAAGAGGTTCTGCCCGCGCTGGTCAGCCGGTTGCGCCCGGTCCTGGCGGACCTCGGCGTCGGCTACGAGATCGTCGCGGTCGACGACGGCAGCACCGACCGCACGGCCGAGCTGCTGGCCGCCTTCCGGCTCGGCTGGCCGGAACTGCGGGTCATCGGCCTGCGCCGCAACTCCGGCCACCAGGCCGCCCTCACCGCGGGTCTGGACCGGGCGCGCGGCGCATACGTCGTCAGCATCGACGCCGACCTCCAGGATCCGCCCGAGAAGATTCCCGAGATGCTCGCGCTGGCCCGCGCCGAGAGCCTCGACATCGTCTACGGCATCCGTGCCGACCGGGCCAGCGACACCGGCTTCAAGCGGTGGACGGCCGGCCTGTACTACCGGCTCGTCCGCCGTCTCGCCGGACCGTCGGTCCCGGCCCAGGCCGGTGACTTCCGGTTGCTGAGCCGGGCCGCCGTGGACGCCCTGAAGGCGCTGCCGGACCAGCAGCGCGTCTACCGTCTCCTCGTCCCCTGGCTGGGCTTCCCCAGCGGCGAGGTCCGCTACGAGCGCGCCCCGCGTCCGGCGGGCGAGAGCAAGTACCCCCTCGGCCGGATGATCCGGCTGGCCGTCGACAGCGTCACGGGCTTCTCGGCTGCGCCCCTGCGCATCGCCACCTGGCTGGGCGGCTTCGCGTTCCTGGTCTGCCTCGGCCTGATGATCTACACCCTGAGCGCCCACGCCTTCCAGCACACCGTCCCGGGCTGGACGTCCCTCTTCACCGGCGTGCTGTTCATCGGCGCGGTCCAGCTGATCTGCGTGGGCCTGCTCGGCGAGTACGTCGGCCGCATCTATACCGCCGTACAGAACCGTCCGACCTACTTCATCGGTCACGACACCGCGGCGGGCACCGCCGCAGGCGCGGCGGCGGAAGAGGCCGCGGGAGGGGCGGCGGCGGATCCGGCGGCGGGCGCCGGGCAGCGGCCGTCGCGGGCCGGTGATCCGGCCGTGCCGTCGCCTGCGCAGCCTCCGGGTGGTTCCGGTACCGCGGCCCCGCTGTCACAGGGGCTGGGAAGGCGCTCGTAA
- the rpsL gene encoding 30S ribosomal protein S12: MPTIQQLVRKGRQDKVEKNKTPALEGSPQRRGVCTRVFTTTPKKPNSALRKVARVRLTSGIEVTAYIPGEGHNLQEHSIVLVRGGRVKDLPGVRYKIIRGSLDTQGVKNRKQARSRYGAKKEK, translated from the coding sequence GTGCCTACGATCCAGCAGCTGGTCCGTAAGGGCCGGCAGGACAAGGTCGAGAAGAACAAGACGCCCGCACTCGAGGGTTCGCCCCAGCGTCGCGGCGTCTGCACGCGTGTGTTCACGACCACCCCGAAGAAGCCGAACTCGGCCCTGCGTAAGGTCGCGCGTGTGCGTCTGACCAGCGGTATCGAGGTCACTGCTTACATTCCGGGTGAGGGACACAACCTGCAGGAGCACTCCATCGTGCTCGTGCGTGGTGGCCGTGTGAAGGACCTGCCCGGTGTTCGCTACAAGATCATCCGCGGTTCCCTCGACACCCAGGGTGTCAAGAACCGCAAGCAGGCCCGCAGCCGCTACGGCGCCAAGAAGGAGAAGTAA
- the rpsG gene encoding 30S ribosomal protein S7, producing MPRKGPAPKRPVIIDPVYGSPLVTSLINKVLLNGKRSTAERIVYGAMEGLREKTGNDPVITLKRALENIKPTIEVKSRRVGGATYQVPIEVKPGRASTLALRWLVGYSRARREKTMTERLLNELLDASNGLGAAVKKREDTHKMAESNKAFAHYRW from the coding sequence ATGCCTCGTAAGGGCCCTGCCCCGAAGCGCCCGGTCATCATCGACCCGGTCTACGGTTCTCCTCTTGTCACGTCGCTCATCAACAAGGTGCTGCTGAACGGCAAGCGCTCCACCGCCGAGCGCATCGTCTACGGCGCCATGGAGGGCCTGCGCGAGAAGACCGGCAACGACCCGGTCATCACGCTGAAGCGCGCTCTCGAGAACATCAAGCCGACCATCGAGGTCAAGTCCCGCCGTGTCGGTGGCGCGACCTACCAGGTCCCGATCGAGGTCAAGCCGGGTCGCGCGAGCACCCTGGCGCTGCGCTGGCTCGTCGGTTACTCCCGCGCCCGTCGCGAGAAGACCATGACCGAGCGCCTCCTCAACGAGCTTCTCGACGCGTCCAACGGCCTCGGCGCCGCTGTGAAGAAGCGCGAGGACACCCACAAGATGGCCGAGTCCAACAAGGCCTTCGCGCACTACCGCTGGTAG
- the fusA gene encoding elongation factor G produces MATTSLDLAKVRNIGIMAHIDAGKTTTTERILFYTGVSYKIGEVHDGAATMDWMEQEQERGITITSAATTCHWPLADVDHTINIIDTPGHVDFTVEVERSLRVLDGAVTVFDGVAGVEPQSETVWRQADRYGVPRICFVNKLDRTGAEFHRCVDMISSRLGATPIVMQLPIGAEADFKGVVDLVTMKAFVWSAEAEKGEMYDVVDIPATHTEAAEEYRGKLVETVAENDDEIMELYLEGQEPSVEQLYAAIRRITIASGKSDGVTVTPVFCGTAFKNKGVQPLLDAVVRYLPSPLDVEAIEGHDVKDPELVVKRKPSEDEPLSALAFKIMSDPHLGKLTFVRVYSGRLVSGTAVLNSVKGKKERIGKIYRMHANKREEIEAVGAGDIVAVMGLKQTTTGETLCDDKQPVILESMDFPAPVIQVAIEPKSKGDQEKLGIAIQRLAEEDPSFQVHSDEETGQTIIGGMGELHLEVLVDRMRREFKVEANVGKPQVAYRETIRKAVDRVDYTHKKQTGGTGQFAKVQIAIEPIEGGDASYEFVNKVTGGRIPKEYIPSVDAGAQEAMQFGILAGYEMTGVRVTLLDGGYHEVDSSELAFKIAGSQAFKEAARKASPVLLEPMMAVEVTTPEDYMGEVIGDINSRRGQIQAMEERAGARVVKGLVPLSEMFGYVGDLRSKTSGRASYSMQFDSYAEVPRNVAEEIIAKAKGE; encoded by the coding sequence ATGGCTACCACTTCACTTGACCTGGCCAAGGTCCGCAACATCGGGATCATGGCCCACATCGACGCGGGCAAGACGACCACCACCGAGCGGATCCTGTTCTACACCGGCGTCTCCTACAAGATCGGTGAGGTCCACGACGGCGCCGCCACGATGGACTGGATGGAGCAGGAGCAGGAGCGTGGCATCACGATCACCTCTGCTGCCACCACCTGTCACTGGCCGCTTGCCGATGTCGACCACACCATCAACATCATCGACACCCCGGGCCACGTCGACTTCACCGTCGAGGTGGAGCGTTCGCTGCGCGTGCTCGACGGTGCCGTGACGGTGTTCGACGGTGTCGCGGGTGTCGAGCCCCAGTCCGAGACCGTTTGGCGTCAGGCGGACCGCTACGGCGTGCCGCGTATCTGCTTCGTCAACAAGCTCGACCGGACCGGTGCCGAGTTCCACCGCTGTGTCGACATGATCAGCAGCCGCCTGGGTGCGACGCCGATCGTGATGCAGCTTCCGATCGGTGCCGAGGCCGACTTCAAGGGCGTCGTCGACCTGGTCACGATGAAGGCCTTCGTGTGGTCCGCCGAGGCGGAGAAGGGCGAGATGTACGACGTCGTCGACATCCCGGCCACCCACACCGAGGCTGCCGAGGAGTACCGCGGCAAGCTCGTCGAGACCGTCGCCGAGAACGACGACGAGATCATGGAGCTGTACCTGGAGGGCCAGGAGCCTTCCGTGGAGCAGCTGTACGCCGCGATCCGTCGGATCACCATCGCGTCCGGCAAGTCCGACGGCGTCACGGTCACCCCCGTGTTCTGCGGTACCGCGTTCAAGAACAAGGGCGTCCAGCCCCTGCTCGACGCGGTCGTGCGCTACCTCCCCTCCCCCCTGGACGTCGAGGCCATCGAAGGCCACGACGTGAAGGACCCGGAGCTGGTCGTCAAGCGCAAGCCGTCCGAGGACGAGCCGCTGTCCGCCCTCGCGTTCAAGATCATGAGCGACCCGCACCTGGGCAAGCTCACCTTCGTCCGGGTCTACTCGGGCCGCCTGGTGTCCGGCACTGCCGTGCTGAACTCCGTCAAGGGCAAGAAGGAGCGCATCGGCAAGATCTACCGCATGCACGCGAACAAGCGTGAGGAGATCGAGGCGGTCGGCGCCGGCGACATCGTCGCCGTCATGGGTCTGAAGCAGACCACGACCGGCGAGACGCTGTGCGACGACAAGCAGCCCGTGATCCTGGAGTCCATGGACTTCCCGGCTCCGGTCATCCAGGTCGCCATCGAGCCCAAGTCGAAGGGCGACCAGGAGAAGCTGGGCATCGCGATCCAGCGCCTGGCCGAAGAGGACCCGTCGTTCCAGGTCCACTCGGACGAGGAGACCGGCCAGACCATCATCGGTGGCATGGGCGAGCTGCACCTCGAGGTGCTGGTCGACCGTATGCGCCGTGAGTTCAAGGTCGAGGCCAACGTCGGCAAGCCCCAGGTCGCCTACCGCGAGACCATTCGCAAGGCGGTCGACCGGGTCGACTACACGCACAAGAAGCAGACTGGTGGTACCGGCCAGTTCGCCAAGGTGCAGATCGCGATCGAGCCGATCGAGGGCGGCGACGCCTCGTACGAGTTCGTGAACAAGGTGACCGGTGGTCGTATCCCGAAGGAGTACATCCCTTCGGTCGACGCCGGTGCGCAGGAGGCCATGCAGTTCGGCATCCTCGCCGGTTACGAGATGACCGGCGTGCGCGTCACCCTGCTCGACGGTGGCTACCACGAGGTGGACTCCTCCGAGCTCGCGTTCAAGATCGCCGGTTCGCAGGCCTTCAAGGAGGCCGCGCGCAAGGCCAGCCCCGTGCTACTCGAGCCGATGATGGCCGTCGAGGTCACCACGCCCGAGGACTACATGGGTGAGGTCATCGGCGACATCAACTCCCGCCGTGGTCAGATCCAGGCCATGGAGGAGCGGGCAGGTGCCCGCGTCGTCAAGGGCCTGGTGCCCCTGTCGGAGATGTTCGGCTACGTCGGCGACCTCCGCAGCAAGACGTCGGGTCGCGCAAGCTACTCGATGCAGTTCGACTCCTACGCCGAGGTTCCCCGGAACGTCGCCGAGGAGATCATCGCGAAGGCCAAGGGCGAGTAA
- the tuf gene encoding elongation factor Tu, with product MAKAKFERTKPHVNIGTIGHIDHGKTTLTAAITKVLHDKYPDLNEASAFDQIDKAPEERQRGITISIAHVEYQTETRHYAHVDCPGHADYIKNMITGAAQMDGAILVVAATDGPMPQTKEHVLLARQVGVPYIVVALNKADMVDDEEILELVELEVRELLSEYEFPGDDLPVVKVSALKALEGDAEWGQSVLDLMQAVDESIPEPERDVDKPFLMPIEDVFTITGRGTVVTGRIERGILKVNETVDIIGIKTEKTTTTVTGIEMFRKLLDEGQAGENVGLLLRGIKREDVERGQVIIKPGSVTPHTDFEAQAYILSKDEGGRHTPFFNNYRPQFYFRTTDVTGVVTLPEGTEMVMPGDNTEMKVELIQPIAMEEGLKFAIREGGRTVGAGQVTKITK from the coding sequence GTGGCGAAGGCGAAGTTCGAGCGGACTAAGCCGCACGTCAACATCGGCACCATCGGTCACATCGACCACGGTAAGACGACCCTCACGGCCGCCATTACCAAGGTGCTGCACGACAAGTACCCGGACCTGAACGAGGCCTCGGCCTTCGACCAGATCGACAAGGCTCCCGAAGAGCGCCAGCGCGGTATCACCATCTCCATCGCGCACGTCGAGTACCAGACGGAGACGCGTCACTACGCGCACGTCGACTGCCCGGGTCACGCGGACTACATCAAGAACATGATCACCGGTGCCGCGCAGATGGACGGCGCGATCCTCGTGGTCGCCGCCACCGACGGTCCGATGCCGCAGACCAAGGAGCACGTGCTCCTGGCCCGCCAGGTCGGCGTTCCGTACATCGTCGTCGCCCTGAACAAGGCCGACATGGTGGACGACGAGGAGATCCTGGAGCTCGTCGAGCTCGAGGTCCGTGAGCTCCTCTCCGAGTACGAGTTCCCGGGCGACGACCTGCCGGTCGTCAAGGTCTCGGCGCTCAAGGCGCTCGAGGGCGACGCCGAGTGGGGTCAGTCGGTTCTCGACCTCATGCAGGCCGTCGACGAGTCGATCCCGGAGCCGGAGCGCGACGTCGACAAGCCGTTCCTCATGCCGATCGAGGACGTCTTCACGATCACCGGTCGCGGTACGGTCGTCACCGGCCGTATCGAGCGTGGCATCCTGAAGGTCAACGAGACCGTCGACATCATCGGTATCAAGACCGAGAAGACCACCACCACGGTCACCGGTATCGAGATGTTCCGCAAGCTGCTCGACGAGGGCCAGGCCGGTGAGAACGTCGGTCTGCTGCTCCGCGGCATCAAGCGCGAGGACGTCGAGCGCGGCCAGGTCATCATCAAGCCGGGTTCGGTCACGCCGCACACCGACTTCGAGGCCCAGGCCTACATCCTGTCCAAGGACGAGGGTGGCCGCCACACGCCGTTCTTCAACAACTACCGTCCGCAGTTCTACTTCCGTACGACGGACGTGACGGGCGTGGTGACCCTCCCCGAGGGCACCGAAATGGTGATGCCGGGTGACAACACCGAGATGAAGGTGGAGCTCATCCAGCCCATCGCCATGGAAGAGGGCCTGAAGTTCGCCATCCGCGAGGGTGGTCGCACGGTGGGCGCCGGCCAGGTCACCAAGATCACCAAGTAG
- the rpsJ gene encoding 30S ribosomal protein S10, giving the protein MAGQKIRIRLKAYDHEVIDSSAKKIVETVTRTGASVAGPVPLPTEKNVYCVIKSPHKYKDSREHFEMRTHKRLIDILDPTPKTVDSLMRLDLPAGVDIEIKL; this is encoded by the coding sequence ATGGCGGGACAGAAGATCCGCATCCGGCTCAAGGCCTACGACCACGAGGTCATCGACTCCTCGGCGAAGAAGATCGTCGAGACGGTGACGCGCACTGGTGCGTCGGTCGCGGGCCCGGTGCCGCTGCCCACTGAGAAGAACGTGTACTGCGTCATCAAGTCGCCGCACAAGTACAAGGACTCGCGCGAGCACTTCGAGATGCGCACGCACAAGCGTCTGATCGACATTCTCGACCCGACGCCCAAGACCGTTGACTCTCTGATGCGACTCGACCTCCCGGCCGGTGTCGACATCGAGATCAAGCTCTAG